The Cylindrospermopsis curvispora GIHE-G1 genome contains a region encoding:
- a CDS encoding alpha/beta fold hydrolase — protein MAKIEILGVPHAYELTVPTSHPDTLVFIHGWLNSRSYWQPLISRLSLDFQCLSYDLRGFGESQCQSCGQPHNSHDHSPYSTGAYSQDLIALLELLSISRVWLIGHSWGGTIALRTALQLPNLVQGVICINAGGGIYLKEAFERFRATGQKFLQIRPRWLYQLPLIDLFFTRTNVARPLDRHWARQRIMDFIIADPQSAIGTLMSSTTEEEVNSLPQLVSQIKQPVYFLTGADDKVIEPKYVRHLASFHWLFQYVGDNVIEIPNCGHLAMLEQPDGVSKHIISIITG, from the coding sequence ATGGCAAAAATAGAAATACTTGGCGTTCCACACGCCTACGAATTAACAGTCCCTACCTCCCACCCTGACACTCTGGTGTTTATCCACGGTTGGCTAAATAGTCGTAGCTATTGGCAACCGCTAATTTCTCGTCTTTCCCTTGATTTTCAGTGCCTGTCGTACGATTTGCGGGGTTTTGGGGAATCTCAATGCCAATCCTGTGGTCAACCCCATAACTCCCATGACCATTCTCCCTATTCCACTGGGGCCTATTCTCAGGACTTAATTGCTCTCCTGGAATTACTGAGTATTTCTAGAGTCTGGCTAATTGGTCATTCCTGGGGAGGTACAATTGCTTTAAGAACCGCACTCCAATTGCCAAACTTAGTTCAAGGTGTAATTTGTATTAATGCTGGTGGTGGAATTTACTTGAAAGAGGCCTTTGAGCGGTTCCGTGCCACGGGTCAAAAGTTTCTACAAATCCGACCTCGTTGGCTTTACCAACTCCCCTTAATTGATTTGTTTTTTACTAGAACTAATGTGGCACGTCCTTTGGATCGGCACTGGGCCCGTCAAAGAATTATGGATTTTATCATCGCTGATCCTCAATCAGCTATAGGAACACTTATGAGTTCCACAACTGAAGAGGAAGTGAATAGTTTGCCTCAGTTAGTTTCACAGATAAAACAGCCAGTTTACTTTTTAACAGGTGCTGATGATAAAGTGATAGAACCTAAGTATGTACGTCATTTGGCCAGCTTTCATTGGCTCTTTCAATATGTTGGCGATAATGTGATTGAAATTCCCAATTGTGGCCATCTGGCCATGCTAGAGCAACCGGATGGAGTTAGTAAACATATTATTTCAATTATTACTGGTTAA
- a CDS encoding GNAT family N-acetyltransferase, which produces MGFWKTWFTNSNSVATTKTGTFDEYARGDKRNSSVSGDSIVFSTERDIDLYELEELCDAVGWSRRPLRKVKRAIDHSFLVASMWQIRGSKKRLIGFARATSDHAFNATIWDVVVHPDFQNQGLGKALMKFVLKKLRNEEISNVTLFADAHVVDFYRTMGFIPDPEGIKGMFWYPE; this is translated from the coding sequence ATGGGTTTTTGGAAAACTTGGTTTACTAATTCCAACTCTGTAGCGACAACTAAAACCGGCACATTTGATGAGTATGCACGGGGAGATAAGCGTAATTCTAGCGTCAGTGGCGATAGTATTGTTTTCAGCACTGAACGAGATATTGATCTATACGAACTGGAAGAACTCTGTGATGCGGTTGGTTGGTCGCGTCGTCCCCTAAGAAAAGTGAAAAGAGCCATTGACCATAGTTTCCTCGTGGCCTCCATGTGGCAAATACGAGGGAGCAAAAAGCGGTTAATTGGTTTTGCTCGTGCTACGTCAGATCATGCTTTTAATGCCACTATTTGGGATGTGGTAGTTCATCCAGACTTCCAAAATCAAGGTTTGGGTAAGGCATTGATGAAATTTGTTCTCAAAAAACTCAGAAACGAGGAAATCAGTAATGTGACCCTTTTTGCTGATGCCCATGTGGTGGACTTCTACCGCACTATGGGGTTTATCCCAGACCCGGAGGGGATTAAGGGGATGTTCTGGTATCCTGAATGA
- the petM gene encoding cytochrome b6-f complex subunit PetM, with translation MGGEILNAGILSFGLIFAGWAIGALLLKIQGAGE, from the coding sequence ATGGGCGGGGAAATTTTAAATGCAGGTATTTTGTCCTTCGGACTGATTTTCGCTGGTTGGGCTATAGGCGCCCTACTGCTGAAAATTCAGGGAGCAGGAGAATAG
- a CDS encoding SDR family oxidoreductase: protein MTLLVVGATGTLGRQVVRRAVDEGYKVRCLVRSLKKAAFLKEWGAELVKGDLCYPETLLGALDGVTQVIDASTSRATDSLTIKQVDWEGKVALVQAAKSAGIERFIFFSILDADKYPKVPLMEIKRCTELFIVESGLNYTILRLAGFMQGLIGQYGIPILENQPVWVTGESSPVAYMDTQDIAKFAIRALTVPETEKQTFPLVGTRAWSAEEIIDICERLSGKDAKITRMPLGLLRGVQGLLRFFQWGWNVADRLAFSEVLASGKPLNASMDEVYTVFGLDKQQTTTVEIYLQEYFSRIMKKLKELDYQKAKEKKKDKKTPFKQSTKVNSQ, encoded by the coding sequence ATGACATTACTAGTTGTTGGTGCTACTGGCACTCTTGGCAGACAAGTTGTTCGTCGTGCTGTAGATGAGGGTTACAAAGTCCGCTGTTTAGTAAGAAGTCTGAAAAAAGCAGCATTTCTGAAAGAGTGGGGCGCCGAACTGGTGAAAGGAGACCTGTGTTATCCAGAAACCTTATTGGGTGCTTTAGATGGTGTAACGCAGGTAATAGACGCTTCCACTTCTCGTGCTACAGATTCATTAACTATTAAACAAGTGGACTGGGAAGGTAAAGTAGCATTAGTTCAAGCTGCTAAGTCTGCTGGTATAGAGCGGTTTATTTTCTTCTCAATTTTGGATGCTGACAAATATCCTAAGGTTCCCCTAATGGAAATTAAGCGTTGTACAGAATTGTTCATAGTTGAGTCTGGTTTAAACTATACAATTTTAAGACTAGCTGGTTTTATGCAAGGGCTGATTGGTCAATATGGCATTCCTATTTTGGAAAATCAGCCAGTATGGGTCACTGGTGAGTCTTCACCAGTAGCTTATATGGATACTCAAGATATTGCTAAGTTTGCAATTCGCGCCCTGACTGTACCAGAAACTGAAAAACAAACCTTTCCTCTGGTGGGGACTCGTGCTTGGAGTGCAGAAGAAATAATTGATATTTGTGAGCGCCTGTCAGGAAAAGATGCCAAAATCACACGAATGCCCTTAGGTCTACTACGGGGCGTTCAGGGCCTGCTAAGATTTTTTCAGTGGGGGTGGAATGTGGCTGATAGACTGGCTTTTTCGGAAGTTCTAGCTAGTGGTAAACCTCTAAATGCTTCTATGGACGAAGTATACACAGTATTTGGACTAGATAAACAACAAACTACTACTGTAGAAATTTACTTACAAGAGTATTTTAGCAGGATTATGAAAAAGCTAAAAGAGTTAGACTACCAAAAAGCAAAAGAGAAGAAAAAAGACAAAAAAACCCCTTTCAAGCAGTCTACAAAAGTTAATAGTCAATAA
- a CDS encoding NAD(+) kinase: protein MPKAGIIYNDVKPIAGRVAIELQDQLTAAGWDVCMTASIGGILGYSNPDSPVCHTPISGLTPPGFDSDMRFAVVLGGDGTVLAASRQVAPSGVPLLTVNTGHMGFLTETYLNQLPTAMEQVMEGHYEIEDRAMLNVQVWRGDSVLWEALCLNEMVLHREPLTSMCHFEIEIGRHAAVDIAADGVIVSTPTGSTAYSLSAGGPVIAPGVPVMQLVPICPHSLASRALVFPDHEPVNIYPVNIPRLVMVVDGNGGCFVLSEDRVYLRRSEYKARFIRLQPPEFFRILREKLGWGLPHIAKPSSVELP from the coding sequence GTGCCAAAAGCAGGCATTATCTACAACGACGTAAAACCGATAGCGGGTCGAGTCGCTATCGAACTCCAAGACCAGCTGACCGCAGCTGGTTGGGATGTATGTATGACAGCAAGTATTGGTGGTATATTGGGCTACTCCAACCCCGATAGTCCCGTATGCCACACTCCCATATCAGGTCTTACACCTCCCGGATTTGACTCAGATATGAGGTTTGCAGTGGTATTAGGTGGAGATGGGACAGTTTTAGCAGCTTCCCGTCAAGTTGCTCCCTCTGGTGTACCATTGTTAACTGTCAATACAGGTCACATGGGGTTTTTGACGGAGACCTATCTGAATCAGCTGCCCACAGCTATGGAGCAGGTGATGGAGGGTCACTATGAAATCGAAGACCGGGCCATGCTGAATGTTCAAGTCTGGAGGGGGGACTCAGTTTTGTGGGAAGCGCTTTGTTTAAATGAAATGGTATTGCATCGAGAACCACTAACCTCGATGTGCCATTTTGAAATTGAAATAGGTCGTCATGCAGCTGTGGATATTGCCGCAGATGGTGTGATTGTTTCTACTCCCACAGGTTCAACAGCCTACTCCTTAAGTGCTGGCGGCCCGGTGATTGCCCCGGGTGTGCCCGTAATGCAGTTGGTTCCCATTTGTCCCCATTCTCTGGCTTCGAGAGCGTTAGTGTTTCCCGATCATGAACCAGTAAATATTTACCCGGTTAACATCCCTCGATTGGTAATGGTCGTTGATGGTAATGGTGGGTGTTTTGTTTTGTCCGAGGATCGGGTATATTTACGCCGCTCGGAATACAAGGCTAGGTTTATACGCTTACAACCACCGGAGTTTTTCCGAATTTTACGGGAGAAATTGGGTTGGGGACTACCCCATATTGCTAAACCCAGTTCGGTGGAGTTGCCATAA